The Synechococcales cyanobacterium T60_A2020_003 genome contains a region encoding:
- a CDS encoding LL-diaminopimelate aminotransferase translates to MATVNDNYLKLKAGYLFPEIARRVNAFAEANPNAAIIKLGIGDVTEPLPEACRTAMIKAVEDMGDRATFKGYGPEQGYAWLRDKIAAQDFQARGCDISADEIFISDGSKCDTGNILDIFGKNNTIAVTDPVYPVYVDTNVMAGHTGDANDNGEYGGLVYLPITAENNFTAEIPAEKVDLIYLCFPNNPTGATATKEHLKAWVDYANTHGSIIFFDAAYEAFISDPSLPHSIFEIEGAKRCAIEFRSFSKNAGFTGTRCALTVVPKELTAKASDGSDVELWKLWNRRQSTKFNGVSYIVQRGAEAVYSPEGQAQTKALISFYMENARIIREKPTEAGLKVYGGVNAPYVWVQTPNGLSSWDFFDKLLQVCNVVGTPGSGFGAAGEGYFRISAFNSRANVEEAMRRIIEKFKV, encoded by the coding sequence ATGGCAACAGTTAACGACAACTACCTCAAACTTAAAGCGGGCTACCTGTTCCCCGAAATTGCGCGACGGGTGAATGCGTTTGCAGAGGCGAATCCCAACGCAGCGATCATTAAACTCGGCATCGGCGACGTCACGGAACCCTTACCAGAAGCCTGCCGGACGGCCATGATCAAAGCGGTGGAAGACATGGGCGATCGCGCCACCTTCAAAGGGTATGGGCCAGAGCAGGGCTATGCGTGGTTGCGCGACAAGATTGCAGCTCAGGATTTCCAGGCACGGGGCTGCGACATTAGCGCCGATGAAATCTTCATTTCGGATGGCTCGAAGTGCGACACCGGAAACATCCTGGATATTTTTGGGAAGAACAACACCATCGCCGTAACCGACCCGGTGTATCCCGTGTATGTGGATACCAACGTCATGGCGGGACATACAGGTGACGCCAATGACAATGGCGAATACGGCGGCCTCGTATACTTACCCATTACGGCGGAAAACAACTTCACGGCTGAAATTCCGGCTGAAAAAGTGGATTTGATCTATCTTTGCTTCCCCAACAATCCCACGGGAGCCACGGCGACGAAGGAACACCTCAAAGCCTGGGTAGATTACGCCAATACTCACGGTTCGATCATTTTCTTTGATGCTGCCTACGAAGCGTTTATCTCCGATCCCAGCCTGCCCCACTCCATTTTTGAAATTGAGGGCGCAAAGCGCTGTGCGATCGAGTTTCGCTCTTTCTCGAAAAATGCAGGCTTTACTGGAACCCGCTGTGCGCTGACCGTTGTACCTAAGGAGCTAACGGCGAAAGCATCTGATGGTTCGGATGTTGAATTGTGGAAACTCTGGAATCGTCGCCAGTCCACAAAATTCAACGGAGTTTCCTACATTGTGCAGCGGGGCGCTGAAGCGGTGTATTCCCCGGAGGGACAAGCTCAAACAAAGGCTCTGATTAGCTTCTACATGGAAAATGCGCGGATTATTCGTGAGAAGCCAACCGAAGCGGGTCTAAAGGTGTATGGCGGTGTGAATGCGCCCTATGTGTGGGTGCAAACGCCCAACGGACTCTCAAGCTGGGATTTCTTTGATAAGTTGCTGCAAGTTTGCAACGTGGTCGGTACGCCCGGATCGGGCTTTGGTGCGGCTGGGGAAGGCTACTTCCGAATTTCAGCGTTCAATAGTCGGGCCAATGTGGAAGAGGCGATGCGCCGAATTATCGAGAAATTCAAGGTTTAG